One window from the genome of Pseudomonas frederiksbergensis encodes:
- a CDS encoding GNAT family N-acetyltransferase, translating to MQPVTNPKHPGLSVRVVDDGFAAYVWGSDFSFEVSAYGTPQIGRPVSQWPVTPIVPYRKCYGIDPEEFSSFRDAPDSEIFMAYLDDEPVGHLVISTNWNGYAHIDELAVHAPARRHGVAKALLDVAQFWSRKKKLPGIMLETQNNNLGACRLYERCGYVLGGVDHLRYRGIDRHTAEVALFWYRLFDDPLGMTISGSATPRLVP from the coding sequence ATGCAACCGGTCACGAATCCCAAGCATCCCGGCCTGTCGGTACGCGTCGTCGACGACGGTTTCGCCGCGTACGTCTGGGGCAGCGATTTCAGTTTTGAAGTCAGCGCCTACGGTACGCCGCAGATTGGTCGACCGGTGAGCCAGTGGCCAGTCACGCCGATCGTTCCCTACCGCAAATGCTACGGCATCGATCCTGAAGAGTTCAGCAGTTTCCGCGATGCTCCCGACAGCGAAATCTTCATGGCCTACCTGGACGACGAGCCGGTGGGACATCTGGTGATCAGTACCAATTGGAATGGCTATGCCCATATCGACGAATTGGCGGTGCATGCCCCGGCTCGTCGTCACGGCGTGGCCAAGGCATTGCTCGATGTTGCGCAGTTCTGGAGTCGCAAGAAAAAACTGCCGGGCATCATGCTGGAGACCCAAAACAACAACCTGGGCGCGTGCCGGCTCTACGAGCGTTGCGGCTATGTGCTCGGCGGGGTCGACCATTTGCGCTACCGCGGCATCGATCGGCATACCGCCGAGGTAGCGCTGTTCTGGTACCGGTTGTTCGACGATCCGCTGGGCATGACGATCAGTGGTTCAGCAACGCCCCGGCTTGTTCCTTGA
- the dnaQ gene encoding DNA polymerase III subunit epsilon has translation MANRSVVLDTETTGMPVTDGHRIIEIGCVELIGRRLTGRHFHVYLQPDRESDEGAIGVHGITNEFLVGKPRFAEVADEFFEFIQGAQLIIHNAAFDVGFINNEFALLGQQDRADITRHCTILDTLMMARERHPGQRNSLDALCKRYGVDNSGRELHGALLDSEILADVYLTMTGGQTSLSLAGNASDGNGTGEGSGNQATEIRRLPADRKPARIIRASESDLAEHAARLEAIAKSAGAPALWTQLVEAQAAAN, from the coding sequence ATGGCCAACAGATCTGTAGTACTGGATACCGAAACCACCGGCATGCCGGTGACCGACGGTCACCGGATTATTGAAATCGGCTGTGTCGAACTGATCGGCCGGCGCCTGACCGGTCGTCATTTCCACGTTTACCTGCAACCGGACCGCGAAAGTGACGAGGGTGCCATCGGCGTGCACGGCATCACCAATGAATTCCTGGTGGGCAAGCCGCGTTTCGCCGAGGTGGCCGATGAGTTCTTCGAATTCATCCAGGGTGCGCAGTTGATTATTCATAACGCGGCGTTCGACGTCGGGTTCATCAACAATGAGTTCGCCCTGCTGGGCCAGCAGGATCGCGCCGATATCACCCGGCATTGCACCATTCTCGACACCTTGATGATGGCCCGGGAGCGGCATCCTGGGCAGCGCAACAGCCTCGACGCCTTGTGCAAGCGCTATGGTGTCGACAACTCCGGTCGTGAATTGCACGGCGCCTTGCTCGACTCCGAAATCCTCGCCGACGTCTACCTGACCATGACCGGCGGGCAAACCAGCCTGTCACTGGCCGGCAATGCCTCGGACGGCAACGGGACAGGTGAAGGCTCGGGCAACCAGGCCACGGAAATTCGTCGCTTGCCGGCGGACCGCAAGCCAGCCCGGATCATCCGCGCCAGCGAGAGCGACCTGGCCGAGCATGCCGCGCGTCTGGAAGCGATCGCCAAGTCCGCCGGTGCCCCGGCATTGTGGACGCAACTGGTTGAGGCGCAGGCTGCCGCGAACTGA